The Coriobacteriia bacterium genomic sequence GACCAGGATCTGTGCATCGGCGACGGCGTTTGTGAGGACCTGTGCCCGGCCGTCTTTCAGATCGGCGAGGACGGCCTCGCGCACGTAATCGACGAGTCACCCAGCGAGGAGCTCTACGGCGAGGTCCGTGACGCCGAGGCCGCCTGCCCGGTTGGCTGCATCTCGGTGGAGGAATGAGCGAGGTCCCACAAGACTACGTCCTGCCCGACACCGACGAGGCTCTCCTCGCCGAGTGCGAGGTACAGGTGTTTCGCGCGACCGGGCCGGGTGGGCAGTCGGTCAACACCACCGACTCCGCGGTGCGGCTCATACACCGGCCGACCGGTATGGTCGTGGTCGGCCGCCGAGAACGCAGCCAACTGCGCAACAAGATCGACGCCGTGAGACGCCTGCGTGCGCGCATCGCCGAGGCGCAGCGGCCGCGGGCTCCTCGGCATGCGACGAAGCCGCCGTGGGGAGCGGTCCAACGGCGGCTCACCTCCAAGTCGAAGCTCTCTGTAAAGAAGTCGATCCGGCGCAAACCGGCCAGCGACGACTGACCCGCCCGCGAGCGCAGGGCGCGACGCGGGCACTCGAGCAAACGAGAAGGCGGCCCCTTGCGGGACCGCCTTCGTGCAGGTCGTACTTGTGAGCGCCGAACGGCGAGGTGGGAGCTAGACCTTGCGGACGTTGCTCGCCTGGAGCTTGCCGTTCTGACCGGTGGTGACGTCGAACGTCACAGCCTGGCCCTCGTCGAGGGTCTTGAAGCCATCAGACTGGATCTCAGAGAAGTGGACGAACAGATCGTCGCCATCCTCGCGGGAGATGAAGCCGTAGCCCTTGTCCGGATTGAACCACTTGACGGTACCTTCAGCCATGCCTGACTCACTCTCCGTCCCCCTCTAATGAGGGACAAAAAACGAGCGACGCCTGCGACGTACGCCTGCGCCGCGAACTCGGGACCTCCACTTGGTCCTTACGCGGTAGTTTCGCCCAAGATGCGCACGTTGTCCAACACCGATTCCGCACAGCCACTCGCGGGATTGTGACGTTGACCGAGGGGTCCGCGAGGCAGAAACTCAGAGGGCGCAGCGGGGCTGCGCCAAGGGGGCCAATCAGGGAGGGCGAATCGATGCGACGCATTCGAGCAGCGGCCGCACTCGTCTTGGGAGTTGCGCTGCTGATGTCGGTGGCGGGGTGCGCCACGATAGCGCAGCAGGCCACAAAGTCGGCCGTGGAGAGCGCAACCGGCGTCAAGGTCGACCAGAGCAACGGCAAGACCACGATCACCGGCCAAAACGGCACGCAGGCCACTATCTCCAGCGGCGAGAACAAACTGCCGGACGGACTACCCAGCTACATGCCTGCGTACTCTGGCACGATCAAGAGCTCCTCAGCGATCGCCACCGACAAGGGCACCAACTTCACGTTCTCGGTCATTACCGGAGACCCTGCTCAGACCGTCGTGGACTGGTACAAGCAGAAGTTCGCCGAGAACGGCTGGACCGTAACGGGCACGATCATGAATGGCGACCAGGGCATGGTCTCGGCCAAGAAGGGCGAGACCGACAATGCGGTCGTCACGATCGGCAAGAACTCGGACGGCAAGACCGCAATCGCCGCGATCGTCGACATCAAGAAGTAGATCGCGGGCACCAGCCCTGAAGCATGCGCACGAGGCCCCGGCGGAACTCCGTCGGGGCCTTAGTTGTCGGCGGGGGCGACCTGAGCGGATGTGAGGTGCGCGTATCGCCGAGACGCGAAATACCCCCACGTGGCCGCGAGCAGGCACGCCACTCCTCCGAGGATGATGGGTGCACGTCCACCGAGCATGTCGGCGAACCAGCCCGCGATCGGGCCGCCCACGAACAGGCCTCCGCCCACCACCATGGTCTGCAACGCGATGACTCGCCCGTGCATCTCAGGCTTGCCTTCGACTTGAATGATGGCCGTGGTCGAGGTCATGTACAGAATACTGGTCACGCCAACCAAGAACACTGCCGGTACCGCGAATACCGCGTTGGGGGCGAAGCCCAGAAGCAGCGTCGCAAGACCGAGCGAGGCAGCTCCAAGGATGATGTGGCGCATCTCGACCAGCGCCTTGTTGGCGATGACCAAGGCGCTGATCACAGCTCCGAGACTGAACACCGCGTAGAGAAACGAGTAGAACGTCGGTTGGCTGTGCAGTCCCAACGTGACGTAGAGCGGCAGAGTGACGTTGAAGTTGTAGCCCAGCAGGCCGATGACAGCCAGCATGGTGAAGCTGACCCAGAGCACCGGCATGTCCAGCACGTAGCGCAGCCCGTCGCGAATCTCGCCATTGACGCGCGGCTTGGGTGCCGTGCGATACAACTCGGCTGGGCGCATGAGGAAGATGCACAGCAGCACCGCGAGGTACGTTGCTGCATCGATCGTGAAGCACCACCCAAAGCCCAACGTGACGACCAGCAGACCCGCCAGCGCCGGTCCGAAGATGCGCGATACGTTCACGATGAGGCTGTAGAGCACCACGGCGTTGGGGATGTCTTCGGGCGGCACCATCTCGGAAACGAACGAGCGCCGCAGCGGGTTGTCGAACGCAAGCAGCACTCCGCCGAAGAAGCCCAACACGTAAAGGCCGATCAGCGGCGGATGCGGCATGAACGCCAGAATCGCGAGGCAGACCGACTCGGCCATCTCAAGGCTTTGGGTCCACATGAGCATGTGGCGCTTGTCCGACCGATCGGCGATCGCGCCTGCCCATGCCGAGAGGAACAGCATCGGCCCGAACTGGCAGGCCGCCAACAGGCCGACAGCCACTCCGCTGTTGTTGGTCAGGTGCATCACGAGCAGCACTTGGGCGACGTTGGTGAGCCAGTTGCCCGTGTTCGAGATCGTCTGGCCTATGAAGAACAGCTTGAAGTTGCGATTGCGCAAAGACAGGAACGTCTGGCCCAGCGTTCTGCCCAGCAGCGATGTTTCGACGTCCTCGGGAAACGCTTGGCTCACTGTGGGCCCAGCAGTGCGGGCAGCTCGGCAGTTGAGATCACCCATGCCTGCCGAGGAAAGACCTTGTGCATGAGCACGTCCTGGACCTCAGAATCCCGGTCGGCGCAAGCGTCCTCGAGCACGTAGATGCGGTAGTCGTGGTCCGCGCCATCTCGAACGGTCGAGAGCACGACCCCACTGGTGGAGACACCCGCGAGAACGAGCGTGTCGATGCTCAGCGCGCGAAGCTGCTCCGCAAGATCGGTGGTCGAGAATGCACCAACTCGCGTCTTACGCACGACTATGTCCCCCGGCTGCGGAGCGACCGCTTCGTGCACAGCCGTGCCGGGCGTCCCGTCGTCCATGCGCCGACCGGCCATCGCCGTCGCCGAGAACCCCTTGTTGGTCGCGGGCACGGCGGCATAGTCGGCCTCGGCGAAGGCGACGCGAACGTAGCCGATGTACATCCCGCGCGTCCTCGCGATGGCGATTGCCCCACTCGCATGTGCGAGCAGTTCGTCGAGCGCCGGCAGGCTGCCGATGATCGCGGGCTCGTAGTCCATCACCAGAAGGATCGAGTGGCTGGGGTCGATGGTTGGGACTGAATCGGTCATGGGTTCTCCTCGGGTCGTTTGGGAGTTCGCGCTAGGTGTCCGGCGGCGGAACGTGGGTCCGCCGCGTTGAGAGTTGGGTCAGCAGTCTGATTCGGCGAGCCGTTCGATGATCTCGACCGCCGCGTTCAGGGTGGCCAGTTCTTCGGCATCGGCACTCGACTCGATCGCCCGAGCCAACCAGGAGCCGCGGGAGGCAAACACCGACCGGCGCAGTTCGCTCCCGGCCCCCGACAGACTGATGAGTGTCTTGCGGCCGTCGTTCGGATCGGGCTGCGACTCGATGAGGCCCTCTGCTTTGAGGTTCGCAAGGCCTTGAGCGATGGCCTGCTGACTGACGTGCTCGGCCACGGAGAGAGCCGCCGCCGTCGCCGGGCCTTCAGAGTGCAACCGCTGGAGGATGGAGATCTGCGAGAGCGAGAGCCCGAAATCGCGGGCGCTTGCCTCCTCGCGAAGCCGCGCGCGCAGCCGCACGAATGCGAGTGCGAGCCAGATGGCGGTGGAGTTCGGGTCGCTCGGGGTTGTTGTCATGACTCGAGTCTATAGTCCACAAGACGCTTGTGCAAGTTGCTTGTATATCAGTTAGTGCAACTCCGGGTGGGCTACTTCCTCAATCCTGAGCGCCGTCGGGCGTCATCAGAAGTTCGACCAGCTGCTGGCGCTCATCGGCTGAGCTGCGGAACGGCACGCGCAACGGCAGGGACTCCGCCTCGGCCTTCTTCATGTACTGCTCGGTCGTGCCAATCACCCGGGCAGGCACGCCCGCGGCGACAACTCCGGCCGGAATCTTGCCGGTGACGACCGACCCCGCCCCGATGATCGTGCGATCCCCGATGTCAGTGCCGGGCAGTAGGATCGACTCGGCGCCAATGAAGCAGCGGCTTCCGATGCGCACGGGCTTGAAGCGATTCACCTCTGGCTTCGAATCCCCGAACGCCCATATGCCGCCGTCATGAGTGAAGAACTGAACACCGGAAGAGACCAGAGTCTCATCGCCGATCTCGACCAGGTACGGTTCACTGCCGAGGTAGTCGATCAGCAACCTGCACCCATCGCCGATACGCGCGCCCTGCTTGCGGAACACCGCGCCGCGAGTGTACTCGCCGGCCAGCCGGACCCGCAGCCACCAGGCGACACTCTTGAGCCTTGTCCACATTGGACAGTCCCCCCGTCGTCGTTCGCGTGTCAAACCGATGGTCTACAGTCGGTTCATGGTGATCGGCAGCTTGTTGGCTGCGAGTACCCGAAGCGGCCCGGTCCCGGTTCTCCCCTAGGCTGCACTCCCTCGTCACGATGCGTGGCTCTACCGACCGTTGTCAATCGCGGTGGGCCAGAACCGCGGCGCACGGACTGCTGGGGCCAGCACGAATGCGGGGTTGCGCGAGACGCCAAGCGGTGGCGCCATCCGCGGACCGCAATCCGACAGCCGAGGCAACGGCGAGGCCGAATCACCAGAGGCTCGGTCGGCGTGAGCCGAACCGAGCCTCCGAACTGCGCTTTTGTGGTGGGCGATGGTGGACGCGCTCAGAACCTGAGAACGGCCTCGCTGTGATTGCGTTTCAACTGTGCAACAATCTGTGCGCGAACAAAGTTGGATCGGAACACCGCTGAGGTGGCTAACGGGTGCCGCTATATGGGGGAGATCTTTCGTGACTGATTTGTCCAACGTCGAGCGCGGTGCCTCCAGCTCGCGTACGGAGTCTACTGAGCTGTGCGGTTCGCTCGTGCGGTGGTGGCGTGGCATGCCCGCGACCGTCTTCAAGTGGGCGTTAGCAATCGATGCGATCTTCCTTGCGCTGTACGTGCTGTCTTCGGCGTTCGCTCGCGGGAGCGTGGAACTCGTGTTCCTGTTGAGCCTCGAAGCTGAGGGCAACCCGCCCTCCTGGTGGTACGGTTCCCAACAGCTTCTGGTCGCTCTCGCCTTCCTCTTGCTGGCATCACAGCTGTTCGCGTCCGACGAGCGAATCCGGAGATTCCGCTCGCTGTTCCTGGTATCCGGACTGGGCTTTGGTTTCATTTCGCTGGATGAGGTCGGCGAGGTTCACGAGATCGGCTCGCGTGCCCTGGTTCGCTTCAAGGCCCTCGGCGCCTTCACCGAGACTGTCGAGCATTCGGTGTTCCACATCAAACAACGCATCCACGGTGGCGGTACGTGGATTGTCGTGTACGCCATCATCGGAATCGCGCTGCTGTTCTGGCTCGTGCCGCAAATCATCAAGGCGTACAAGGTCTGGCCGAAGGAGGTCGGACTTGTAGCAATCGGATTCGGTATCTTCGCGTTCTCGGCGGCGGTTCTCCAAGTCGTTGGCTACTTCACCAAGGTCGGGACGCTGCGCCACTATGTCTACGTGTTCGTCGAGCAGGGGTTGAAGATGGGTGGCATGTCAATCGCGCTATTTGGCGTGCTGCTCGTCCTCAGCGCCGGAGCGATACGGCTCACCGAAGCACTCGCTGGGACCACGAGCAGCTCGGTCTGATCGGGCGTGCACGACGTACCAGAGCAAGATCCCCGATGCCCTCACCTCCCTCTGAGGAGCACAAGACCCCCACTCGCATCTTCTCGTGTAGTGGTCGCCTGCGCTGCTGGGCGATGAGGGATTCGAACCCCGACCTCTTCCGTGCAAAGGTGCGCCAAGTAGTACGCTATTGCCCGTCTCTGTCCGGTTTCCGCAGCTCAAAGGCCATATCGCGACACTAGCGGACGGGCGCGAACACCCACGGATTCTCACGCGTTGCTACATGCCCTGGTCGATTGCAACGCGGTGCGGACGCTTGCCTTTCGTCTCGGACGACTGCGCCCGGCCGTTTCCACCACACCATCACGGGCCGTCCTGACCTCTCGGCGATCCCCAAAGTCATAGGTCGATGACGGCATGGCGCACCAAGGTGCTGGGCCCGAGCCCAAGGCGTTGCCAAGCGCCTGGCTGCCCATGTCTTCGGGCTACTACCGACGAAGCACCAGACGCTGCCGCACCACCAGGACCAGCCCGACACAGCCAAGCGATAAGGCGAGCATCGCCACCAGCTCCCAGTTCGGCCCACCGGTCGCCGGCCCGGAGCGAACCTGGCCCGACATCATCCCCATCCCGCAGGTCATGGCGTAGACGCCCTTGGTGGTCGATGGCAGGTCGATCACCGTCAGGCCGTTGGGCTTGAGATTCGCCCTGACCCCAAGCCTCGGGATGACGAGCTCATCGGAGCACGAGACGTTCTCCTTGCGGTCGACGATCAGCCGCACGGGGCGCCCTGATGGGATGTCGATGGTGGACGGCACGTAGGTCGTGTTGACGATTGCGAGCCGGGCTTCGGGCACGCCGTCTGCCCCGACGTGCAGGTTGCTTCCCGACCCATCCCCGCGCAACGCCGCCACGACCGTCCGCGCGGTGATCGGTGAGCCAACAAGCGTCGCCCCGCGGTCCAGTGTGACCGCGCCGAGCACCACGATCGCGAGCGCGGCCACCACGAGCATCCGCTTCTTGAGGCGGGCGCTCACATAGCCCGAGGCCACGCCCACGCCGAGCATGACGGGCATCGTGCCCAAGCCGAAGCCGAGCATCGCGAGCGCACCGGCGGACGGCGCGCCACTCGTGGCCGCCGCGAGCTCGGCGACCTGGAGAGCCGCACACGGCATGAGGCCGGTCAGAAGGCCAAGGGCGATCGGCACGCCGACGCGCGCCGCCCCGCCGCGCGACGCCGACTCCTCGACGCGACGCTCCACTCCCCCGACCCACCGAGTGAGGAAGTGCGGAAGGGGCACCCGAATCCGGCGCAAGGACGGCACGAGCCCGGTCGCCGAGACCCCGATCAGGATCATGAGCGCTCCAGCGACGAGCATGGCCCACCCACGGACCCCGCCGAGGTCCAGGACCGACCCGATCGCGCCCATCACCGCTCCGACGAGCATGTAGCTGACGATGCGCGCCGATTGATACGAACCGTGCGCAAGCACTCGCTCGCCGAGAGGGGCGCCTTCGTCTCGGACCGCATACGTCATCACCAAGGGGCCGCACATGCCGACGCAGTGCAGGCTGCTGATGAGCCCGAGCGCGAGCATCGAAAGGAACAGGGCCATCGGGATTACGCCTGAGCCTGTTCGCAGCCGCATGTCGCTGACCCGACGCTGACAAGAGACTTGAGAGCACAGGGCATGCGGAAGTACGTGACGGTCATGCCCTGCGGATACGCCGGCCGCAGAACCGGCGTAAGCATCACGACGCCGTGGACCCCCGCCCGGCTCAGAAGCTCGAGCGTCTCGGCCACCGCGGGCGGCGCCACCGCGACCAGCGCGATGCGGATCCCAAGCTCGGCCGCCACATGCGGGATGTCAGCCAACGCGCGGATCGGCTGGTCCCCCACGAGCGCGCCCACGTCTTCGGCGCGCTCCGAGAAGAACACGGCCGCCCTCAGACCGAAGTCTCCGGCTGGGAACGTGACGGCGAGCCCGCGCAACACGTCTTGGTTGCCGATAGCCGCAAACGGGTGTGCGGCGGAAAGGTCGAGATAGTCGCGCAGCGCATCGTAGAGTTCGCGGGTGTCATAGCCCGAGCCGGGCCGCCCCTTCGTAGCAACGAAGGACAGGTCGTGGCGGACCGTCTCCTCGCTCAGGCCCAGCTCCTCGGCGAGCGCGCGAGAGGTGATGCGCGCGGCACCTGAGTGCTGCAGCTCGCCGAGGAAACAGTGGTAGCGCGAGAGCCTCAGCACGGTGGACTCCGGCGCGCGCCCTTGCTCGGTCACGAGTCTCTCCTTCAAGCCGCTCACCTTGTCTGATCGTCAGACCCTAGCGCACCGCGAAGCGCACAGACAACAAGCTTTGGGGCCACCTCGACCTGTGCGCCGCGCACCGTTAGAGATGCCCGGGTTCGGTAAACAGATAACGAAGTCCGTGGGATCGCCACGCGGGCGCCGATGGAGTTTGAGTTCGCAAAGCCCTGACCACAAAGGAAACGACATGAAGAAGGTCGCTCTCCTCCTGGCCGTCTCGGCGGCCGCCTGCCTCCTGGCCTCCGGATGTAGCAGCGCCGCGCAGACAACGTCTCCCCCGGCTCAGGCGCCGGCTGCGTCTATGCCAGCCAGCGCGCCGGCAACGGCCTCTACCGCGGGCGGCGGGTCGATGAGCATGGGCTCGGGCACCGACTCCGCCACCCCAGTCGCCGTGACCGGGACAGCGCTCGTCGGCCAGAAGATCTTCCTTGAGGGCACGACTCCGAACGGGCCCATCAAGTTCACCGGCGGAAGCACGGATGTCGGCAACGGCGCGTGCGCTAACTGCCACGGTAAGAACGCCGGCGGCGGAGATGGGCCGATGATCTCGTGGTCGATGCTGAGCATGAAGGGCTCGACGATGCGCAACATGCCGAAGTTGTCATACGCATCGCCTGAGCAGGTGGTCACCGCGATCACCGCCGGAACGCGCCCCGACGGCACGAAGCTCAAGGCGAATATGCCGCGCTACCAGCTCAGCTCGGCAGATGCGGCCGCCGTCGTGGACTACCTCAGAGCGCTCAGGTAGTACGGCGCAAACGCACGTGCCGGCGCACGTGGCGCCCATGACATGCAGTGCCAGGTGGAACCAGCGTCCGGTGCCTACTGCGTGTGGCCACCATGCAGGTGCATGTGGGCATGCGGGTGAGCGTGCTCGGCACCGCTCGCACCGTGCCGGTGCGCGTGCTCGTGGATGAGATTGACCTCGAGCAACAAATCACGCTGGCCAAGAACGTCGCTCGGCGCTCCGTCCGCGACCACGACGTGTTCCTCGGAGAGGACGATCATCCGGTCGCACGATTCCTCAGCGGCCGAGAGGTCGTGCGTCGCGATCACGACCGTGCGGCCTTCTCGGCGCATCTCGTCGAGGATCTCGAGTAGCCAGACCTGGCTGCGGGGGTCTAGGGCATTGGTGGGTTCGTCCATCAACAGGACGTCCGGGCGCATCGTCAGGACAGCCCCGATGGCCACGCGCTTCTTCTCGCCCCCGGACAGTGTGTAGGGAGCGCGGTCGAGAAGCTTCTCGAGGCGCAGCCCCCGCGAGACCTGCTCCACGCGCTCGAGGACCTCGGCCTCGCCGAGGCCGAGCTGGAGCGGACCGAAGGCCAGCTCGTCGGCGACGTTGGCGCAGAAGAGTTGCACGTCAGCGTCCTGGAAGACGAAACCCACTCGCGAACGGAACTCGCGCCGAAACGCGGGCTCCTCCAGAGTCTCTTCAGTGAGTGGCTTGCCGAAAGCGCTAATGGTGCCAGATGAGCAGAAGACCAGGCCGTCGAGAGCCTTGAGCAGTGTCGACTTGCCCGAGCCGTTCGCCCCCACGATCGCAACGTGCTCGCCTACAGCAATGTCGAGAGTGATACCGCACAGAGACTCGACACCGGCGCGATACGCTTGGTGCACGCTCTCAAGCCGAAACGCTGATTTCGTCGGCTCCGCAGGGCTCATCGGGCGATCATCCTGTCCAGTCCGAGGGTCAGCGCGCAGAATACCAACAGACCGACGGCCCATGCGGCGTCACGCCACGTCATGCGCAGGCGACGCAGGGTCGGCCAGTGCCCCGAGAAGCCGCGGGCGAGCATGGCGTCGTAGACGTCGTCGGCGGTCTTGAACGACTTGCTCGCTGTGAACGCCATCCGGTCGATGACCCACTCTCTGTTGTCGGTAGCAGTGCCCGCGCTGAGCATGCGACTCTCCCGAGCAAGATGGATGTTCTCGACAGTGCGCATGAGCGAGACGATCTGCTGCTGCGTCATGGCAAGCGTGGCCACGATGACATCGGGCATCTTCAGCGCCGTGAGCGCGCCGAGCAGGTCGCTCCAGCGCGTCGTCCACACGACGAGCAGTCCGATGCCGGCGCCCGCGATGACCCGCAAGATGAGCCGAGCAGCGACGAGCACACCCGGCATCGTGATCGAGGCAGCGCCGTGGCCGAGCAGCGCGGGTCCCGGTGATATCCATCCCGTGATTGCTGGCGCCGAGAGCATCACCGCGAAGAAGCCGGCAGTGGCCCACACGCGGCGCGAGAACGCGATGGGCGACACGAAGGAGGCGGCGGCAAGCGCCGCGGTCGCGACGATGACGACCACGATCGCCGGTATCGAGTGCAGGAAGCTGACCGTCACGGCGAGAAGCAGCACGGTGCCGAGTCGAACCCGCGGGTCGAGGCGTTGCAGCAGCCCGGGCTTTCGCGCGAGCTCCTCGTTCTCGAAGAGCTCCGCGATCGCGCCGTTGATGATGTCGGCGGTACGGCGAGCAAGCGAGCGCCGGCTCTTTCGCCGGTGCTCGGAGTGCTCGCCGATATGGGCGAGGGCTGGTAGCACTATCCTGTGTGCGGCGCGGCGGTGCCGTCATCCGAGCCGTGTGAGAGCAGTTTGCCCAAGCCCCACGCAACTCCCCCGATGATCGCGCAGCCGACGACGGCAGCAACGACGTAGCCGACGTAGGGGTTCTTGATGAACGTTGGAGCGTAGTCGGGCATCGCTGCGGTCCAAATGCCCCCCAGCTTCTCCATCCCCGCGGGCACGAAACCCAGCGTGGCTTTCAGCTGCTCGGCACTCCACTCACCCCACGCCGTGCCTGAAGCGAGCAGGCCGATCGGCGTGAGGAGGATGGCGGCGCCGAGTCCGGCCCACAGCCACGTCATCGGCTTTGAAGCT encodes the following:
- a CDS encoding ferredoxin, producing the protein MKPTIDQDLCIGDGVCEDLCPAVFQIGEDGLAHVIDESPSEELYGEVRDAEAACPVGCISVEE
- a CDS encoding peptide chain release factor-like protein; the encoded protein is MSEVPQDYVLPDTDEALLAECEVQVFRATGPGGQSVNTTDSAVRLIHRPTGMVVVGRRERSQLRNKIDAVRRLRARIAEAQRPRAPRHATKPPWGAVQRRLTSKSKLSVKKSIRRKPASDD
- a CDS encoding cold-shock protein; the protein is MAEGTVKWFNPDKGYGFISREDGDDLFVHFSEIQSDGFKTLDEGQAVTFDVTTGQNGKLQASNVRKV
- a CDS encoding MFS transporter, whose product is MGDLNCRAARTAGPTVSQAFPEDVETSLLGRTLGQTFLSLRNRNFKLFFIGQTISNTGNWLTNVAQVLLVMHLTNNSGVAVGLLAACQFGPMLFLSAWAGAIADRSDKRHMLMWTQSLEMAESVCLAILAFMPHPPLIGLYVLGFFGGVLLAFDNPLRRSFVSEMVPPEDIPNAVVLYSLIVNVSRIFGPALAGLLVVTLGFGWCFTIDAATYLAVLLCIFLMRPAELYRTAPKPRVNGEIRDGLRYVLDMPVLWVSFTMLAVIGLLGYNFNVTLPLYVTLGLHSQPTFYSFLYAVFSLGAVISALVIANKALVEMRHIILGAASLGLATLLLGFAPNAVFAVPAVFLVGVTSILYMTSTTAIIQVEGKPEMHGRVIALQTMVVGGGLFVGGPIAGWFADMLGGRAPIILGGVACLLAATWGYFASRRYAHLTSAQVAPADN
- a CDS encoding cysteine hydrolase, producing MTDSVPTIDPSHSILLVMDYEPAIIGSLPALDELLAHASGAIAIARTRGMYIGYVRVAFAEADYAAVPATNKGFSATAMAGRRMDDGTPGTAVHEAVAPQPGDIVVRKTRVGAFSTTDLAEQLRALSIDTLVLAGVSTSGVVLSTVRDGADHDYRIYVLEDACADRDSEVQDVLMHKVFPRQAWVISTAELPALLGPQ
- a CDS encoding MarR family transcriptional regulator; the encoded protein is MTTTPSDPNSTAIWLALAFVRLRARLREEASARDFGLSLSQISILQRLHSEGPATAAALSVAEHVSQQAIAQGLANLKAEGLIESQPDPNDGRKTLISLSGAGSELRRSVFASRGSWLARAIESSADAEELATLNAAVEIIERLAESDC
- a CDS encoding acyltransferase; the encoded protein is MWTRLKSVAWWLRVRLAGEYTRGAVFRKQGARIGDGCRLLIDYLGSEPYLVEIGDETLVSSGVQFFTHDGGIWAFGDSKPEVNRFKPVRIGSRCFIGAESILLPGTDIGDRTIIGAGSVVTGKIPAGVVAAGVPARVIGTTEQYMKKAEAESLPLRVPFRSSADERQQLVELLMTPDGAQD
- a CDS encoding sulfite exporter TauE/SafE family protein produces the protein MALFLSMLALGLISSLHCVGMCGPLVMTYAVRDEGAPLGERVLAHGSYQSARIVSYMLVGAVMGAIGSVLDLGGVRGWAMLVAGALMILIGVSATGLVPSLRRIRVPLPHFLTRWVGGVERRVEESASRGGAARVGVPIALGLLTGLMPCAALQVAELAAATSGAPSAGALAMLGFGLGTMPVMLGVGVASGYVSARLKKRMLVVAALAIVVLGAVTLDRGATLVGSPITARTVVAALRGDGSGSNLHVGADGVPEARLAIVNTTYVPSTIDIPSGRPVRLIVDRKENVSCSDELVIPRLGVRANLKPNGLTVIDLPSTTKGVYAMTCGMGMMSGQVRSGPATGGPNWELVAMLALSLGCVGLVLVVRQRLVLRR
- a CDS encoding c-type cytochrome, translating into MKKVALLLAVSAAACLLASGCSSAAQTTSPPAQAPAASMPASAPATASTAGGGSMSMGSGTDSATPVAVTGTALVGQKIFLEGTTPNGPIKFTGGSTDVGNGACANCHGKNAGGGDGPMISWSMLSMKGSTMRNMPKLSYASPEQVVTAITAGTRPDGTKLKANMPRYQLSSADAAAVVDYLRALR
- a CDS encoding ABC transporter ATP-binding protein; translation: MSPAEPTKSAFRLESVHQAYRAGVESLCGITLDIAVGEHVAIVGANGSGKSTLLKALDGLVFCSSGTISAFGKPLTEETLEEPAFRREFRSRVGFVFQDADVQLFCANVADELAFGPLQLGLGEAEVLERVEQVSRGLRLEKLLDRAPYTLSGGEKKRVAIGAVLTMRPDVLLMDEPTNALDPRSQVWLLEILDEMRREGRTVVIATHDLSAAEESCDRMIVLSEEHVVVADGAPSDVLGQRDLLLEVNLIHEHAHRHGASGAEHAHPHAHMHLHGGHTQ
- a CDS encoding energy-coupling factor transporter transmembrane component T: MLPALAHIGEHSEHRRKSRRSLARRTADIINGAIAELFENEELARKPGLLQRLDPRVRLGTVLLLAVTVSFLHSIPAIVVVIVATAALAAASFVSPIAFSRRVWATAGFFAVMLSAPAITGWISPGPALLGHGAASITMPGVLVAARLILRVIAGAGIGLLVVWTTRWSDLLGALTALKMPDVIVATLAMTQQQIVSLMRTVENIHLARESRMLSAGTATDNREWVIDRMAFTASKSFKTADDVYDAMLARGFSGHWPTLRRLRMTWRDAAWAVGLLVFCALTLGLDRMIAR